A part of Bacteroidia bacterium genomic DNA contains:
- a CDS encoding GDSL-type esterase/lipase family protein, whose protein sequence is MAKVEKIPEYSFIREEINQIDNSYKGLKNFYDRLMLLEQGRTRTVNIVHIGDSHIQADWFSGMVRAKLQAKFGSAGRGLVFPYSVAKTNSPTDIKSYSNARWDARRNVNTYGSMPIGISGISLKTYDSNFFLKLEIASYPEKIDYRFNKITLFTDKGPQNFDVKINSPSNTPTYRPPVPTLTANPSRISAETDVYHEVQPGESLGIISAMYKVPIEELRKNNQIEGSLIYAGQKLLVKQTKVLRGNSELSSQNGDDLFLKDLGAPRGENYRTGGGRFVSTVYLPEPVNTVYLRGEKNKESQREATIYGMVLENYDQSGILYHTIGVNGARFENYNTSTYFMDQLQMLKPDLIIISLGTNETIGEGFNRTAFFRQMDELVHTLEQYTPNADILITTPPDAMRASRYVNHNISQARDLIQEYIMANDLSSWNFYDVMGGEGAIQNWYSSGLAQKDHLHLTRTGYELQGVLLYEALMKGYGAYRANR, encoded by the coding sequence ATGGCAAAGGTTGAAAAAATACCTGAGTATTCTTTTATAAGAGAAGAGATCAATCAGATCGACAATTCCTATAAAGGACTGAAAAACTTCTACGACCGGTTGATGTTGCTGGAACAAGGTCGTACCCGCACAGTAAATATTGTCCATATCGGCGATTCTCATATTCAGGCTGACTGGTTTTCCGGAATGGTTCGCGCAAAACTTCAGGCTAAGTTTGGCTCCGCAGGGCGAGGACTCGTATTTCCCTATAGTGTGGCAAAAACCAACAGTCCTACCGATATCAAATCGTATAGCAACGCCCGCTGGGATGCCCGCCGCAATGTGAATACCTATGGTTCTATGCCTATCGGCATCAGCGGCATCAGCCTGAAAACTTATGACAGTAATTTTTTCCTGAAACTGGAAATCGCCAGTTACCCTGAAAAAATAGACTACCGGTTTAATAAAATCACGCTGTTTACCGACAAAGGACCGCAAAATTTTGATGTCAAAATCAACAGCCCGTCCAATACTCCCACCTACCGCCCGCCGGTTCCTACCCTTACGGCAAATCCTTCCCGCATTTCAGCCGAAACAGATGTCTATCACGAAGTGCAACCCGGGGAGTCTCTCGGGATTATTTCGGCTATGTACAAAGTGCCAATTGAAGAACTGCGAAAAAATAACCAAATAGAAGGTAGTCTGATTTATGCCGGACAGAAACTACTGGTAAAACAGACAAAAGTCCTTCGGGGAAATTCGGAACTTTCTTCCCAAAATGGAGATGATTTATTCCTGAAAGATTTGGGTGCACCCAGAGGAGAAAACTATCGCACGGGCGGCGGTCGTTTTGTAAGTACCGTCTATTTGCCCGAACCGGTCAATACCGTATATCTTCGCGGCGAAAAAAATAAAGAATCCCAGCGCGAAGCGACCATTTACGGAATGGTGCTCGAAAACTACGACCAGTCAGGGATCTTGTACCATACGATCGGCGTCAATGGCGCCCGGTTTGAGAACTATAATACGTCTACTTATTTTATGGATCAGTTGCAAATGCTGAAACCTGATCTCATTATCATTTCTCTCGGTACCAATGAAACAATCGGTGAAGGTTTTAATCGTACCGCGTTTTTCCGTCAGATGGATGAATTGGTACATACACTGGAACAGTATACACCCAACGCAGATATTTTGATTACCACGCCTCCCGATGCTATGAGAGCCAGTCGGTATGTCAACCATAATATTTCGCAGGCCCGTGATCTGATACAGGAATATATCATGGCCAATGATCTCTCCTCCTGGAATTTTTATGATGTAATGGGTGGCGAAGGTGCAATTCAGAACTGGTACAGCTCAGGTTTGGCTCAAAAAGATCATCTTCACCTGACCCGTACAGGATATGAACTTCAGGGAGTTCTCCTTTATGAGGCTTTAATGAAAGGATATGGAGCTTACAGGGCTAATAGATAA
- a CDS encoding FAD-dependent oxidoreductase gives MNRCIIIGAGHAAAQLAPSLRQYGWTGEIMVIGEEPLIPYNRPPLSKEFLQGKKTEDQMFIRGAAVYEKSDIQFLTNTRVEHIDRQNKSLRLHNGETLAYSKLAITTGASVRKLPVPGATLPGVFYLRNLHDSSAIRSAAKPGGVAVVIGGGYIGLETAASLSALGMKVKLLETADRLLSRVTHPIVSQFYTRIHQEEGVEILTSEKLVQIEKTGKSLQTKTESGTETTCDLVVAGIGVEPETNLAKSCGLEVEDGIVVDEYSQTSDPDIVAAGDCTWFPSQLYGYKTRLESVPHATDQAKSAAATICGQQHRYEALPWFWSEQYDVRLQIAGLHQGYDEVVVKGEPTEGRSFTLWYLKEGKVIAADCVNRPKDFIVARQLIPMQRSVAPHLLADEAYDLRAELK, from the coding sequence ATTAATCGCTGTATCATCATCGGGGCCGGCCATGCTGCTGCGCAACTTGCCCCCAGCCTCCGCCAATATGGCTGGACAGGAGAAATTATGGTTATCGGTGAAGAGCCACTCATTCCCTACAATCGCCCGCCGCTTTCCAAGGAGTTTCTTCAGGGAAAAAAGACAGAAGATCAGATGTTTATCCGCGGTGCTGCTGTTTACGAAAAATCAGACATTCAATTTCTGACCAATACCCGTGTCGAACATATAGACCGACAAAACAAATCGCTGCGCCTTCATAACGGAGAAACTCTCGCTTATTCCAAACTCGCCATCACAACTGGTGCTTCTGTGCGAAAACTTCCTGTTCCCGGCGCGACTTTACCCGGCGTATTTTACCTTCGAAATCTCCATGATTCTTCTGCCATCCGCTCTGCCGCAAAACCCGGAGGGGTAGCCGTTGTCATAGGTGGAGGGTATATCGGACTGGAAACAGCCGCTTCACTTTCTGCTTTGGGCATGAAAGTAAAGCTCTTAGAAACCGCAGACCGTTTACTTTCCCGTGTAACCCATCCGATCGTTTCTCAGTTTTATACCCGCATTCATCAGGAAGAAGGGGTTGAAATTCTCACCAGCGAAAAATTGGTGCAGATAGAAAAAACCGGAAAATCCCTTCAAACCAAAACAGAAAGCGGGACGGAAACAACCTGCGATCTGGTTGTAGCCGGCATAGGGGTGGAGCCTGAAACAAACCTCGCCAAAAGCTGTGGGCTTGAAGTGGAAGATGGTATAGTGGTGGATGAATACAGCCAAACCAGTGATCCGGACATCGTGGCGGCAGGAGACTGTACCTGGTTTCCCAGCCAGCTGTATGGATACAAAACACGGCTCGAATCTGTGCCCCATGCCACTGACCAGGCCAAATCAGCTGCCGCTACAATCTGTGGGCAGCAGCATCGCTACGAGGCCCTTCCGTGGTTTTGGTCCGAACAATACGATGTGCGGCTGCAAATTGCCGGGCTTCATCAGGGATACGACGAAGTCGTGGTGAAAGGTGAGCCGACGGAAGGGCGGAGTTTTACCCTATGGTATCTGAAAGAAGGGAAAGTGATCGCGGCGGATTGTGTTAACCGGCCGAAGGATTTTATTGTTGCCCGGCAGTTGATTCCGATGCAACGCAGCGTAGCCCCGCATCTGCTGGCAGATGAAGCGTATGATTTGCGGGCGGAGTTAAAATAG
- a CDS encoding GNAT family N-acetyltransferase, with amino-acid sequence MEKCNCPGKVTVKNIPFRRLFSEPHYFEEMQRIYDSLPAADEKIIPRRISSLDVLEPGMGNVFFAYCDDYVVGFMTCFIGRPDKYSSALRDHLKHDLWFAEELMSIGRFVFQDQIIIHQDFQKKGVGSEILSEMEKYYKSQHIVLIGGVIPEQNIPTHQFFKKADYHFIDHFVEESSHKYWCRIIKIFNKNSFSRQINSHTLPEAFKTLIPLQLNMATQNVNALIHRMGAEVTWSAFFHKDDHISRYFGIPQIYMGYYAPILEARSKAAFDDTLATLKMLSSYFKKLPTEAKAASLTEGMRKKGFEFFIIDQKVEDQDFESTFINPVVFNIRELNIREIKNNYHLSVGRPLSNSERIELRRVLNTISNQKSKPVSAGIKSLWVKWKDLLSITGEEENLLIQFFKDKNQGRTTDRSKLLLEIEQRRLLSEEQKRIWEEWLLIHRMLWKTDIKNQEEQVNWCHAVVPITFSGGPTRIMFSFIVKNNPTDPTLIADLAYIISNTLAKNMFNVMLKLKNSMLKSQQVKQAVSKVQIRNLAHNMGSHILAHLSNPRHLDRFFYDHSQPINIEELAKFFAYLQTRMDFLADLATSDPVVAVSRRLNQELIANFNQEKIIRTFVSGTSLRCKELKFENRVRGKKDLLVQIPNGDLGNHAFYNILENIIRNSAKHEAGAGVSEILLQIKCEAPSNFPRHYKITIYDNIPRQHDSTLAENDRLVNKINSRFINRYFLDNDNEIRQDGWGIMEMQIAAAYLRKIPTQLIDDDGRALPLLKAVEVYGGKNKKNYFLGYEIYLKKPRELLIMDCEDMLMINNKQNLQKYGIRILGKNDIHDKDKNIYSHSMAAVIGDYPDNNITRSKIFPLRKIYIRSGKELISFEKKLNENPEKLIAKCYNKWIAELQVKKQIKDTTLTVKMDGGAPLDLPLSTISNSILFDHHFMSYAHDKFHPDALFYYEGFSTPSPTGMLLSHLHKESRNVRNRIFLELKEAALTRVIVLDERIQKEVMNKQTPDLPMENTYLDELRWANIFIPHTDEINLYDDNTYSRKETITLWLENKLSTLSPDFCVIHIGILEKIVGSSPEQLLEYFIRLQKINSKSHIVLITGRGKPHYIPEGTLFLHFSNIAKYILQEKSKYHLTKVLFSARTRKPNDV; translated from the coding sequence ATGGAAAAATGTAATTGTCCCGGGAAGGTGACCGTGAAAAATATCCCTTTTCGAAGGTTGTTTTCTGAACCTCATTATTTTGAAGAGATGCAGCGAATATATGATTCTCTCCCAGCAGCAGACGAGAAAATTATACCTCGCCGTATTTCCAGCCTGGATGTGTTAGAACCGGGTATGGGAAATGTGTTTTTTGCTTATTGTGATGATTATGTGGTTGGATTTATGACTTGTTTTATCGGGAGGCCTGATAAGTACTCCAGCGCTTTAAGAGATCATTTAAAACATGATCTTTGGTTTGCTGAGGAGTTAATGTCAATTGGGCGGTTTGTGTTTCAGGACCAGATTATTATACATCAGGATTTCCAAAAGAAAGGTGTGGGGTCAGAAATCCTTTCCGAGATGGAAAAATACTATAAAAGCCAACATATTGTTTTGATTGGAGGGGTAATTCCTGAGCAAAATATCCCGACACACCAGTTTTTCAAAAAGGCAGACTACCACTTTATTGACCATTTTGTGGAAGAGTCTTCGCATAAATACTGGTGCAGGATTATTAAAATATTCAATAAAAACAGTTTCTCCCGGCAAATTAATTCTCATACCCTTCCTGAAGCTTTCAAAACCCTGATTCCGCTTCAATTGAATATGGCGACACAAAATGTAAATGCACTGATCCACCGGATGGGTGCAGAGGTGACCTGGTCGGCATTTTTTCATAAGGACGATCATATATCCCGGTACTTTGGTATCCCTCAGATATATATGGGCTATTACGCTCCCATTCTTGAAGCTCGTTCGAAGGCCGCTTTTGATGACACTCTCGCAACATTAAAAATGCTTTCCTCCTATTTTAAGAAGCTTCCTACAGAAGCGAAAGCTGCTTCCCTGACAGAGGGAATGAGAAAAAAGGGTTTTGAGTTTTTTATTATTGACCAGAAGGTTGAAGATCAGGATTTCGAATCAACATTTATTAATCCCGTGGTTTTTAATATCCGTGAGTTGAATATCAGGGAAATAAAAAACAATTATCATCTTTCAGTTGGCAGACCCCTTTCAAATTCGGAAAGAATAGAATTGCGCAGGGTGCTCAACACGATTAGCAATCAAAAGTCGAAGCCGGTTTCTGCTGGTATAAAATCATTGTGGGTAAAATGGAAAGACTTGCTTTCCATTACCGGGGAAGAAGAAAACTTACTAATTCAATTTTTTAAGGATAAAAACCAGGGGCGCACCACTGATAGATCAAAGTTGCTTTTAGAGATTGAACAACGCAGGTTGCTTTCTGAAGAGCAAAAAAGAATATGGGAAGAGTGGCTATTGATCCACCGAATGTTGTGGAAAACTGATATTAAAAATCAGGAAGAGCAGGTGAATTGGTGCCATGCCGTTGTACCCATTACTTTTTCCGGGGGACCTACACGGATCATGTTTTCCTTTATCGTAAAAAATAATCCCACAGATCCGACACTGATCGCTGATCTGGCTTATATTATATCTAATACCCTTGCAAAGAATATGTTCAATGTTATGCTGAAACTGAAAAACAGCATGCTAAAATCACAGCAGGTAAAACAGGCTGTTTCCAAAGTTCAGATTCGTAACCTGGCTCATAATATGGGGTCGCATATTCTGGCGCATTTATCCAATCCCAGGCATCTGGATCGTTTTTTTTATGATCATTCCCAGCCCATCAATATAGAAGAACTTGCAAAGTTTTTTGCCTATCTCCAGACCCGAATGGATTTTCTGGCCGATCTGGCGACATCCGACCCGGTTGTTGCAGTTTCCCGGAGACTCAATCAGGAACTAATCGCTAATTTTAATCAGGAGAAAATTATCAGAACATTTGTCAGTGGGACAAGCCTGCGATGTAAGGAATTGAAGTTTGAAAATCGAGTAAGAGGGAAAAAGGATCTGTTGGTGCAAATACCCAACGGTGATCTTGGTAACCATGCGTTCTATAATATCCTGGAGAATATTATTCGCAACAGTGCTAAACACGAAGCTGGAGCTGGCGTGAGTGAAATCCTGCTTCAGATTAAATGTGAAGCACCATCAAACTTTCCCAGACATTATAAAATCACGATTTACGATAATATCCCACGACAACATGATTCTACTTTAGCAGAAAATGATCGGCTGGTCAATAAAATTAATAGCAGATTCATTAACCGATATTTTCTGGACAACGACAATGAAATCAGACAGGATGGATGGGGGATTATGGAAATGCAGATTGCCGCAGCCTATCTGCGCAAAATTCCCACTCAGCTAATCGATGATGATGGGCGAGCTTTGCCTTTGCTGAAAGCCGTAGAGGTATATGGCGGAAAAAATAAAAAGAACTACTTTCTCGGATATGAAATTTACCTGAAAAAACCTCGGGAACTGCTTATCATGGATTGTGAAGATATGCTGATGATCAATAATAAGCAGAATCTGCAGAAGTATGGTATCCGGATTTTAGGTAAAAATGATATACACGACAAAGACAAAAATATTTATTCTCATAGTATGGCAGCCGTAATTGGCGATTATCCAGATAATAATATTACAAGAAGTAAGATATTTCCTTTGCGGAAAATTTATATCCGTTCTGGAAAAGAACTTATTTCGTTTGAGAAAAAGCTGAATGAAAATCCCGAAAAACTTATTGCTAAATGTTATAATAAATGGATTGCAGAACTACAGGTAAAAAAACAAATTAAAGATACAACCCTGACTGTGAAAATGGATGGTGGGGCGCCATTGGATCTGCCGTTATCTACAATCTCAAATAGTATATTGTTCGACCATCATTTTATGTCATATGCTCATGACAAATTTCATCCTGATGCGCTATTTTATTACGAAGGGTTTTCCACTCCTTCCCCAACAGGTATGTTGCTCTCCCATTTACATAAGGAAAGTAGAAATGTGCGAAACAGGATTTTCCTTGAGTTAAAGGAAGCCGCCCTGACTCGGGTAATTGTTCTGGATGAAAGGATTCAGAAAGAGGTCATGAACAAGCAGACGCCGGATCTTCCAATGGAAAATACCTATCTGGATGAATTGCGATGGGCAAATATTTTTATTCCACATACGGATGAAATTAATCTCTACGATGATAACACCTATTCGAGAAAAGAAACAATTACGCTCTGGCTGGAAAATAAGCTAAGTACACTTTCTCCTGATTTTTGTGTCATTCATATAGGCATACTGGAAAAAATCGTGGGTAGTTCACCTGAACAGCTGCTGGAATATTTCATAAGGCTGCAAAAAATCAACTCTAAGTCACATATTGTTCTGATTACAGGGCGGGGAAAGCCGCATTATATTCCGGAAGGCACACTTTTTCTTCACTTCTCAAATATTGCCAAATATATCCTTCAGGAAAAAAGTAAATACCATCTAACCAAAGTTTTGTTTTCCGCCAGAACAAGAAAACCCAATGATGTCTAA
- the dnaE gene encoding DNA polymerase III subunit alpha translates to MPSFVQLHNHTEFSLLDGAAKISDMVKKACDCGMSHVGITDHGNMYGVPKFVLEARKYGLKPIVGCEFYITDGNAREKDKNAKRFHQIMWAKDKTGYQNLVKLCSFGYTDGYYYKPRIDKEILRQHAEGIIASTCCLASEVNQTYLNKGDEAAEAVLKDYIDLFGKENYYIEIQRHTLADMDKCNEWLIRMAKKHDIRVIATNDVHYVNQEDSEAHDLLLALQTQSDYNDPNRFRFTDDKGRLNPRFYFKTQDEMLELFQDIPEALDNTIHLAERCTFELNLAGDMVLPQYKVPPQYKDMDDYLAALVWERAPRRYPNMTADITERIEFELKVMKKMGYAGYFLIVQSFTTEARNRGVYVGPGRGSAAGSVVAYVLGIIDIDPLKYDLLFERFLNPERVSPPDIDIDFDDEGRQEVIDYVIGEYGRKSVSQVITYGTMGAKTALRDVGRTLQIPLNEVNRIAKMVPDRPGMTFRKAMDHEVNPDFADELSKLFESKDPQINKLMRFARTLEGTARHTGVHACAVIIAPGDVTNYAPVAVAKDESLVTQYDGPMAEMCGLLKMDFLGLRTLSILKTAIKLVKENHNVEIDPDNIDLEDLKTYELYQRGDTVATFQFESDGMRKYLRQLKPTNIEDLIAMNALYRPGPMDNIPSFINRKHGREKLEYPHEMLAPILKNTYGIMVYQEQIMQVARTMGGYTMGGADLLRRAMGKKKIEIMEKERAHFVKGAEENGVDKKVAGEVFALMEKFASYGFNKSHAAAYSILAFKTAYIKAHYPAEYMAAVLTHNVSDIKKITFFIEECRRMGIEVLPPDINESQSLFSVNKNGQIRFGLEAIKGVGHAVVAELIAQRNKDGRFTSLFDLTTRMPLRTLNKKVLESLAYAGAMDGFGVERYQYFLAASPREEVNVLEKALSYGSKVQQERLSPQVSLFGDISGGDSSQAEPAIPGGTMQDGRIAEAWTELEKLNYEKDVIGFFLSGHPLDRFKWQIEAFTTVTLSELEEKKPRDVRIAGIVTSVRERVSKRGNKFLSFSIEDFSDSYEIALFGDQYEKFRGLIRQDEMIFISGTFQAKKFDPTDYELRILDIRLMNDELFDKMVRHLCIEISNEELDDELLKQLESLFSLHRGRKDLKFRVVDHSMPADISMVCSDWQVDPNNKLVRELREMGLKYTLI, encoded by the coding sequence ATGCCTTCATTTGTCCAACTCCACAATCACACCGAATTCAGCCTCCTCGATGGTGCTGCCAAAATCTCCGATATGGTCAAAAAGGCCTGCGATTGCGGCATGTCTCACGTCGGTATCACCGACCATGGCAATATGTATGGGGTGCCCAAATTTGTCCTCGAAGCTCGTAAATATGGGCTCAAACCCATCGTCGGCTGTGAGTTTTATATCACCGATGGCAATGCCCGCGAAAAAGACAAAAATGCCAAACGCTTTCACCAGATCATGTGGGCCAAAGATAAAACCGGCTACCAAAACCTGGTCAAACTCTGCTCCTTCGGCTATACCGACGGCTATTACTACAAACCCCGTATCGATAAAGAAATCCTCCGCCAACATGCCGAAGGGATCATCGCCTCTACCTGCTGCCTCGCCAGTGAGGTAAACCAAACCTATCTCAACAAAGGCGATGAAGCCGCCGAAGCTGTCCTCAAAGACTATATTGATCTCTTCGGTAAGGAAAATTATTATATCGAAATCCAGCGCCATACCCTCGCTGATATGGACAAATGCAACGAATGGCTGATCCGGATGGCGAAAAAACACGATATCCGGGTCATCGCTACCAACGATGTCCACTATGTCAATCAGGAAGATTCGGAAGCGCATGACCTTCTCCTCGCTCTTCAGACTCAGTCTGACTACAATGATCCCAACCGTTTCCGCTTTACCGACGATAAAGGCCGCCTGAATCCCCGGTTTTATTTCAAAACGCAGGACGAAATGCTGGAGCTGTTTCAGGATATCCCCGAAGCGCTCGACAATACCATCCACCTCGCCGAGCGCTGTACTTTTGAACTCAACCTCGCCGGAGATATGGTTCTCCCGCAGTACAAAGTTCCACCGCAGTATAAAGATATGGATGACTACCTCGCTGCACTTGTTTGGGAACGCGCCCCCAGGCGTTATCCCAACATGACGGCTGATATCACTGAGCGGATTGAGTTTGAGCTGAAAGTCATGAAAAAAATGGGGTACGCCGGTTACTTCCTCATTGTTCAGTCTTTCACCACAGAAGCCCGTAACCGCGGGGTTTACGTCGGTCCCGGAAGAGGTTCCGCCGCCGGTAGTGTCGTCGCGTATGTACTGGGAATCATCGATATCGATCCGCTGAAATACGACCTGCTTTTCGAACGGTTTCTCAACCCCGAACGGGTATCCCCTCCGGATATTGATATAGATTTTGATGATGAGGGTCGGCAGGAGGTGATTGATTATGTCATTGGCGAATATGGCCGGAAATCGGTAAGTCAGGTGATCACCTACGGAACCATGGGCGCCAAAACTGCGCTCCGCGACGTAGGACGTACCTTGCAGATTCCGCTCAATGAGGTCAACCGCATCGCGAAAATGGTGCCCGACCGACCCGGTATGACCTTTCGCAAAGCAATGGATCATGAGGTGAACCCCGATTTTGCCGACGAACTCTCCAAACTCTTCGAAAGCAAAGACCCGCAGATCAACAAACTCATGCGGTTTGCCCGTACCTTGGAAGGAACCGCCCGCCATACCGGCGTTCACGCCTGTGCCGTCATCATCGCTCCCGGTGATGTAACCAACTACGCCCCCGTTGCCGTAGCCAAAGATGAGTCTCTCGTCACCCAGTACGACGGCCCCATGGCTGAAATGTGCGGACTGCTGAAAATGGACTTTCTCGGTCTTCGGACTCTCTCCATTCTCAAAACAGCCATAAAGCTGGTGAAGGAAAACCATAATGTGGAAATAGACCCGGACAATATTGATCTCGAAGACCTCAAAACCTATGAACTGTATCAGCGTGGTGATACCGTGGCGACCTTCCAGTTTGAGTCCGACGGTATGCGCAAATACCTCCGCCAGCTGAAACCCACCAATATAGAGGACCTGATCGCGATGAACGCCCTCTATCGCCCGGGGCCGATGGATAATATTCCTTCATTTATCAACCGTAAACATGGACGGGAGAAACTGGAATACCCTCATGAAATGTTAGCGCCCATCCTCAAAAATACCTACGGCATCATGGTATATCAGGAACAGATCATGCAGGTGGCCCGAACGATGGGCGGCTATACCATGGGTGGTGCTGACCTTCTTCGCCGTGCGATGGGAAAGAAGAAGATCGAGATCATGGAGAAAGAAAGGGCCCACTTTGTAAAGGGGGCAGAAGAAAATGGCGTAGATAAGAAGGTTGCCGGTGAAGTATTTGCCCTGATGGAAAAATTTGCCTCCTACGGTTTCAACAAATCACACGCGGCAGCTTATTCTATTCTGGCATTTAAAACAGCATATATCAAAGCGCACTACCCGGCAGAGTATATGGCTGCCGTACTGACTCACAATGTCAGCGATATCAAAAAGATCACCTTCTTCATCGAAGAATGCCGCCGCATGGGTATCGAGGTTTTGCCGCCGGATATCAACGAGTCGCAGAGTCTGTTCTCGGTCAATAAAAATGGACAGATTCGTTTTGGTCTGGAGGCTATCAAAGGGGTAGGGCATGCCGTTGTCGCTGAACTGATTGCCCAGCGCAACAAAGATGGTCGTTTTACCTCCCTGTTTGACCTTACCACCCGCATGCCGCTCCGTACGCTCAACAAAAAAGTCCTGGAATCGTTGGCCTATGCCGGTGCTATGGATGGTTTTGGGGTAGAAAGATATCAGTATTTCCTCGCAGCTTCTCCCCGTGAAGAAGTCAATGTGCTGGAAAAAGCGCTGAGTTATGGCAGCAAAGTACAACAGGAACGACTCTCTCCACAGGTCAGCCTTTTTGGAGATATCAGTGGAGGTGATTCTTCTCAGGCCGAACCCGCCATTCCCGGAGGTACGATGCAGGATGGCCGGATCGCAGAGGCATGGACAGAACTCGAAAAACTCAATTACGAAAAGGATGTCATCGGCTTTTTCCTTTCCGGCCACCCGCTCGACCGCTTTAAATGGCAGATTGAAGCATTTACAACGGTGACACTCTCAGAACTGGAAGAAAAGAAACCTCGCGATGTGCGGATTGCCGGGATTGTGACCAGTGTCCGGGAAAGAGTCTCAAAACGGGGAAATAAGTTCCTCTCCTTTTCCATTGAAGATTTTTCAGACTCGTATGAAATTGCCCTTTTTGGCGATCAGTATGAAAAATTCCGCGGCCTGATACGGCAGGATGAAATGATTTTTATCTCAGGAACCTTCCAGGCCAAAAAATTTGACCCTACCGACTATGAGCTTCGCATCCTCGATATTCGCCTGATGAATGATGAGTTGTTTGATAAAATGGTGCGCCACCTATGTATTGAAATCAGCAATGAAGAGCTCGATGATGAACTGTTGAAACAACTGGAAAGTCTGTTTAGCCTGCATAGAGGTAGAAAAGATCTGAAGTTTCGGGTCGTAGATCACAGTATGCCCGCCGATATTTCCATGGTTTGTTCAGACTGGCAGGTTGATCCCAACAATAAACTTGTCCGGGAATTGAGGGAAATGGGGCTGAAATATACGTTAATCTGA
- a CDS encoding bile acid:sodium symporter family protein, which produces MKKLSTTFFLASAVCLAIALIAGFVAGLPATGPFLILMFLCLAIGMNQEEKLKGYSFTMVIFMAVTAAMFYPSLFTAVGTFQTKTLIVPILMVIMFGMGTSMSFKDFMGVILMPKGVIIGLLCQFTIMPFLGYGLAKLSGFPPEIAAGIILIGCAPSGLASNVMNYIAGANLPLSVTITMVATLVAPVMTPIMMKLLADQLVDVSFWAMLLDIMKIVFIPTIAGLIFNHFFHGKFKWLDKSLPIASMAGIGAVITIITALGRDSLLSIGITLVLLVIVHNTFGYLLGYWTSRLAGMDEQSCRTIAIEVGMQNGGLASGIAVGMGKVATMGLAPAVFGPFMNISGSILATWWRGRPVAGAETVK; this is translated from the coding sequence ATGAAAAAGCTATCTACTACTTTTTTCCTCGCATCTGCGGTATGTCTGGCAATAGCCCTTATCGCGGGGTTTGTTGCCGGGTTGCCGGCTACAGGTCCGTTTTTAATCCTTATGTTTCTCTGCCTTGCAATAGGTATGAATCAGGAGGAAAAACTAAAAGGTTATTCCTTCACCATGGTCATATTTATGGCAGTGACGGCAGCCATGTTTTACCCCAGTCTTTTTACAGCGGTCGGTACCTTTCAGACCAAAACCCTCATCGTACCCATACTGATGGTGATCATGTTTGGGATGGGAACCAGCATGAGTTTTAAAGATTTTATGGGTGTGATTTTAATGCCCAAAGGGGTGATTATCGGGCTTTTATGTCAGTTTACGATTATGCCTTTTCTCGGGTATGGCCTGGCTAAATTATCAGGTTTCCCGCCAGAGATTGCAGCAGGAATTATTCTGATCGGGTGTGCGCCCAGCGGTCTGGCTTCCAATGTTATGAACTACATCGCCGGCGCCAACCTCCCGCTTTCAGTAACGATCACGATGGTAGCAACCCTGGTAGCACCCGTTATGACACCCATTATGATGAAATTACTGGCAGACCAGTTGGTTGACGTGAGCTTTTGGGCGATGCTGTTGGACATTATGAAAATCGTATTTATCCCTACGATTGCCGGGCTGATTTTCAATCACTTTTTCCACGGCAAATTTAAATGGTTGGACAAAAGCCTTCCGATCGCCTCGATGGCGGGAATTGGGGCTGTGATTACAATCATTACCGCACTGGGAAGAGATTCTCTCCTGAGTATTGGTATTACCTTGGTACTCCTGGTTATTGTTCACAATACCTTTGGTTATCTGTTGGGCTATTGGACAAGCAGACTGGCAGGGATGGACGAACAGTCATGCCGGACGATTGCTATCGAAGTAGGTATGCAGAATGGCGGCCTCGCTTCAGGTATTGCTGTAGGAATGGGCAAGGTCGCTACGATGGGGCTTGCTCCGGCTGTATTTGGTCCATTTATGAATATTTCGGGTTCGATTCTGGCTACCTGGTGGAGAGGAAGGCCTGTTGCGGGAGCAGAAACTGTGAAATAA